In Rutidosis leptorrhynchoides isolate AG116_Rl617_1_P2 chromosome 2, CSIRO_AGI_Rlap_v1, whole genome shotgun sequence, one genomic interval encodes:
- the LOC139889926 gene encoding uncharacterized protein, with amino-acid sequence MENEAFWVRVIKSIHGRDGGLGSSNTNRTIRDSIWNGIKALDNDFPKLNLNFANSFLRVISEGKEVLFWKDTWLGEHPLCVTFARLFIMETNKDARVADRITKEGPNILLNWNWNNSLAGRTAAECRSLETLLMNFMFADNGGDSWTWTSSSNGIFSTNISRELLDDKLLQAPTTPSETLRNNLLPQKIGIFVWRAQRNRLPVRLELDKKGIDIDSVRCPLCDNALESLEHVISRTRLVTMQFRRRDMGSFFLLVGSHISEHLKSKGFSSRRINVLKQ; translated from the coding sequence ATGGAAAATGAGGCTTTTTGGGTAAGAGTTATTAAAAGTATTCACGGAAGGGATGGGGGTTTGGGTTCTTCAAACACAAATCGAACCATAAGAGACTCTATCTGGAATGGAATCAAAGCTTTAGATAATGATTTTCCCAAACTAAATCTCAACTTTGCTAACTCTTTTTTGAGAGTGATAAGTGAAGGTAAAGAGGTACTGTTTTGGAAAGATACATGGCTCGGAGAGCATCCTCTTTGTGTTACTTTTGCTAGACTTTTCATAATGGAGACAAACAAGGACGCTCGAGTGGCTGACCGAATTACTAAAGAGGGGCCTAATATCCTACTGAATTGGAATTGGAACAACTCGTTAGCAGGTAGAACAGCTGCGGAATGTAGAAGCTTAGAAACTTTGCTAATGAATTTCATGTTTGCAGACAATGGGGGTGACTCTTGGACATGGACGTCAAGCAGTAATGGCATCTTCTCAACAAACATTTCAAGAGAGCTACTTGATGATAAGCTACTTCAAGCTCCTACAACTCCATCAGAGACATTGCGAAATAACTTACTACCACAAAAGATAGGCATTTTCGTATGGAGAGCGCAAAGAAATAGGTTGCCGGTAAGACTAGAGCTCGACAAAAAAGGAATTGATATCGACTCGGTTAGGTGCCCGCTATGCGACAATGCGTTAGAATCTCTAGAACACGTAATCTCTAGAACACGTCTTGTTACAATGCAGTTTCGCAGAAGAGATATGGGTTCCTTTTTTTTGTTGGTGGGGAGTCACATATCCGAACATCTCAAATCTAAAGGATTTTCTTCAAGGCGTATCAATGTTCTCAAGCAATGA
- the LOC139893378 gene encoding silicon efflux transporter LSI2-like: MVMAPTVKVILGSFAFAVFWVLAVFPAVPFMPIGRTAGSLLGAMLMVLFQVITPDQAYASIDLQILGLLFGTMVVSVYLERADMFKYLGKLLAYKSMGSKDLLFRICLISAVSSAFFTNDTSCVVLTEFVLKIARQQNLPPHPFLLALASSANIGSSATPIGNPQNLVIAVQSKIPFGEFLFGIVSAMVVGICVNVIILLAMFWKLLSVQKDEEDPTVEVTPEEDVNSHRFSPATMSHLTSQNSHELNAYLESMSIHSSPGVKGSLDYTLRNRLGSGDNEILPKEVTDEKSLQKKEEKVVSRVPSTNGFVNEKCDVGLEDIDEKSAKWKIVLWKIGVYAITVGMLISFLLGLNMSWTAITAALALVVLDFKDARPCLEKVSYSLLVFFCGMFVTVEGFNKTGLPSAVWDFMEPYAQIDHISGIAILAVVIVVLSNMASNVPTVLLLGARVAAAAATISPENEKKAWLILAWVSTVAGNLSLLGSAANLIVCEQARRAQNFGYNLTFWAHLKFGVPSTIIVTAIGLTLIRA; encoded by the exons ATGGTTATGGCTCCAACTGTAAAAGTGATACTAGGCTCTTTTGCATTTGCTGTATTTTGGGTATTGGCTGTTTTTCCCGCTGTACCCTTTATGCCTATTGGAAGAACAGCAGGTTCATTACTTGGTGCCATGCTAATGGTTCTGTTTCAAGTTATAACACCAGATCAAGCTTATGCATCCATTGATCTTCAAATACTTGGTCTTTTATTTGGGACAATGGTTGTAAGTGTTTATCTTGAAAGAGCAGATATGTTTAAGTATTTAGGTAAATTACTTGCATATAAAAGCATGGGATCAAAAGATTTACTCTTTCGAATCTGTTTAATATCCGCGGTTTCGAGTGCTTTTTTCACAAATGACACATCTTGTGTTGTGTTAACTGAGTTTGTACTTAAGATTGCTAGGCAACAAAACCTACCACCTCATCCATTTTTGTTAGCACTCGCTTCAAGTGCGAATATTGGTTCTTCGGCTACACCAATTGGTAACCCTCAAAATTTGGTTATAGCGGTTCAAAGTAAGATACCGTTTGGCGAATTTCTGTTCGGGATTGTATCTGCAATGGTGGTTGGAATTTGTGTAAATGTTATAATTCTGTTAGCTATGTTTTGGAAGCTGTTATCTGTTCAAAAAGATGAAGAAGATCCAACGGTTGAGGTAACGCCCGAAGAAGATGTGAATTCGCATCGGTTTTCGCCGGCAACGATGTCACATCTGACGTCTCAAAATTCACATGAACTCAATGCTTATTTGGAGTCCATGAGTATTCATAGTTCGCCCGGTGTTAAAGGAAGCCTAGATTATACTTTAAGGAACCGTTTAGGTTCGGGGGACAATGAAATTTTACCGAAAGAAGTTACGGATGAAAAGTCATTGCAGAAGAAGGAAGAAAAAGTTGTTTCGAGGGTCCCGTCAACTAACGGTTTTGTGAACGAAAAATGTGACGTGGGGTTGGAGGATATTGATGAAAAGTCTGCTAAATGGAAGATAGTACTATGGAAAATTGGAGTTTATGCTATTACAGTTGGAATGTTGATTTCGTTTTTATTGGGATTAAATATGTCTTGGACCGCCATTACAGCTGCACTGGCGCTCGTGGTTCTTGATTTTAAGGACGCTAGACCATGCTTAGAGAAG GTATCTTATTCACTACTGGTGTTCTTTTGTGGAATGTTTGTTACCGTTGAAGGCTTTAATAAAACAGGACTACCAAGTGCAGTGTGGGACTTTATGGAACCTTATGCTCAAATTGATCACATTAGTGGTATTGCAATTCTTGCAGTTGTGATAGTTGTTCTATCAAATATGGCTTCAAATGTGCCAACAG tACTCTTGCTTGGAGCACGGGTGGCAGCAGCTGCAGCAACCATATCACCTGAAAATGAGAAGAAAGCATGGCTGATATTGGCTTGGGTCAGCACTGTAGCTGGGAATCTTTCGTTACTAGGATCAGCAGCCAATCTGATTGTCTGTGAACAAGCTCGACGTGCTCAAAATTTTGGGTACAATCTTACCTTTTGGGCTCATCTAAAGTTTGGCGTTCCTTCAACGATTATAGTTACCGCCATTGGTTTGACACTTATAAGGGCATAA